A stretch of Lathyrus oleraceus cultivar Zhongwan6 chromosome 6, CAAS_Psat_ZW6_1.0, whole genome shotgun sequence DNA encodes these proteins:
- the LOC127098508 gene encoding uncharacterized protein LOC127098508, translated as MDVGGDEEFRRCNSNGSGNPQCEPERKKNRKESTSGRKRKAEENSQNGVVDEDGGKGLFDGGGGIFAEGEVNGGVDLGIGSGNFNLWQQGGEGQQLVFGEGSGNLGKFLGDGVDFLGGFVEDRNGVGLGQPWSSVGVFGNAAGVSGVVKEDHGKCVDGVCGNDSLGFHSQGIEGLIGEEEAGFGNLYDRSFQALLFQGKVCDEDVNLIGGGTGFQGLVGESAYDFRGEVGEGVGNLNESGGKFGGEKNVGNVLEAPNSSNKVKAIGVEEGIELLPSGGVSTPNEEARGEVLKPLTRRGGRPKGSKNKKKGVSLALEGKADCGSDNAGAIGMGTVEVLENEKSVFSGKYDGEGVDMGEIARTRECSQLEDLKYTGEIVFAAGYEVAGVSEISRPCKLAPESKGPVNKEKNVEEVSTSSEVAVEIARPKKRGRRKGSTNKMVTYSACSKEGADDIETQGSEEKMLIVPYQKGADGFASPTNKLGPASSTRNKLRSIEFEGYKNPEMSSNVRLEDDGTPSGLEITTLAPLCEMEKGMPFESAKHIENLTTPPIIKRGRPKGSKNKKKELADQEHIGHEGDIIKLIGVENYEATAVSVGDQELVVQTLGQDEVQNVKPKIGRPKGSKNKKKNIDGEAENKLHEKKKRGRPKGSGKKQKENASRLDAEIECENNTRVYGILSTTIQHKHIHEESVLLLEDQVYKKDDADFVPECSKESGIEKIAKGLVSESDNLHKTQDVEVGDIFYEKEVKETRDHGLESDNVHKTQDVEMGDIFYEKEVKETRDHGLESSDMMGDCEAKKEPRNSRCHQCWKKSRTGLVVCSKCKRKKYCYECIAKWYQDKTREEIETACPFCLDYCNCRMCLKKAISTMNGNDEADRDVKLRKLLYLLNKTLPLLQDIQREQRYELEVEASMHGSQLVEEEDIRKAEVDDDDRVYCDNCNTSIVNFHRSCSNPNCQYDLCLTCCTELRIGVHCKDIPASGNEEMVDAPPESIPWRAETNGSIPCPPKARGGCGIATLSLRRLFEANWIDKLTRGVEELTVKYQPPIADLSLGCSECRSFEEDVAQNSARKAASRETGYDNFLYCPDAVEIGETTFQHFQRHWIRGEPVIVRNVYKKASGLSWDPMVMWRAFMGARKILKEDAVNFKAIDCLDWCEVEINAFQFFKGYLEGRRYRNGWPAMLKLKDWPPSNFFEECLPRHGAEFIAMLPFSDYTHPKSGILNLATKLPAVLKPDLGPKTYIAYGTSDELSRGDSVTKLHCDISDAVNILTHTAEVKPPPWQSRIIKKLQKKYEVEDMRELYSHDKTAVGLPRKRGRKRRVGFSVDPKISEKEDTNGRDSTLQGSQGKEEKLDEQESSEPTKIKFDLNASEQEISNSPRFQQFDLNSHDSSFLVPGNDCESMHYDNVQQRCSSQGDESYKGISSVIDDQPCSGTKETKIVNKLNSSDDFCSDVETNNIDSVEKDSLSNSLCQDDVHLGTQNGSAVWDIFRRHDVPKLTEYLKKHHREFRHIINLPVNSVIHPIHDQILYLNEKHKKQLKLEYGVEPWTFEQHLGEAVFIPAGCPHQVRNRKSCIKVAMDFVSPENVQECVQLTEEFRLLPKNHRSKEDKLEIKKMALYAADVAVAEANELMGAK; from the exons ATGGACGTAGGTGGTGATGAAGAGTTCAGGAGGTGTAATAGTAATGGGTCTGGAAACCCCCAATGTGAACCTGAGAGAAAGAAAAACAGGAAGGAAAGTACTTCTGGGAGAAAAAGAAAAGCTgaagaaaattcacaaaatgGGGTTGTTGATGAGGATGGAGGTAAAGGGTTGTTTGATGGCGGTGGTGGGATTTTTGCTGAAGGTGAAGTGAATGGCGGTGTTGATCTTGGTATTGGTTCTGGAAATTTTAATCTCTGGCAACAAGGAGGAGAGGGTCAGCAGCTTGTTTTTGGAGAGGGAAGTGGAAATTTAGGTAAGTTTCTTGGTGATGGAGTTGATTTTTTGGGTGGGTTTGTGGAGGATAGGAACGGTGTTGGTTTAGGTCAGCCATGGAGTAGTGTAGGTGTATTTGGAAATGCTGCTGGGGTTTCTGGTGTTGttaaagaagatcatggaaaATGCGTTGATGGTGTTTGTGGAAATGACTCACTTGGTTTTCATTCTCAAGGAATTGAAGGGTTGATTGGGGAAGAAGAAGCTGGTTTTGGGAATTTATATGATAGGAGTTTTCAAGCACTTCTTTTTCAAGGTAAGGTTTGTGATGAAGATGTGAATTTAATTGGTGGTGGAACAGGCTTTCAAGGGTTGGTTGGTGAAAGTGCTTATGATTTTAGAGGTGAGGTTGGTGAGGGTGTGGGAAATTTAAATGAGAGTGGCGGTAAATTCGGAGGTGAAAAAAATGTTGGTAATGTATTAGAGGCTCCTAATTCAAGTAACAAGGTGAAAGCCATTGGTGTTGAAGAGGGAATAGAACTGTTACCCAGTGGAGGAGTTTCTACTCCTAATGAAGAGGCAAGAGGTGAAGTTTTGAAGCCATTGACAAGGAGAGGAGGAAGGCCCAAGGGTTCTAAGAATAAGAAGAAAGGGGTTAGCTTAGCTTTGGAAGGAAAAGCGGATTGTGGAAGTGATAATGCAGGAGCAATTGGGATGGGCACGGTTGAAGTTTTAGAGAATGAAAAATCAGTGTTTTCTGGTAAGTATGATGGGGAAGGTGTGGACATGGGTGAGATTGCTAGGACAAGGGAGTGTAGTCAACTAGAAGATTTGAAGTATACAGGGGAGATTGTTTTTGCGGCCGGTTATGAAGTTGCCGGGGTTAGTGAGATTTCAAGACCATGCAAGCTTGCTCCAGAGTCAAAGGGTCCGGTAAACAAAGAGAAGAATGTTGAGGAGGTTAGTACTAGCAGTGAAGTTGCTGTTGAGATAGCAAGGCCTAAGAAGCGTGGTCGGCGAAAGGGTTCAACAAATAAAATGGTAACCTATAGTGCTTGTAGCAAAGAAGGAGCTGATGACATTGAAACACAAGGTTCGGAAGAAAAAATGCTGATCGTTCCGTATCAGAAAGGTGCAGATGGGTTTGCAAGCCCAACTAATAAACTTGGTCCAGCATCGTCTACAAGGAATAAATTGAGAAGTATTGAATTTGAGGGTTATAAGAATCCAGAAATGTCTAGTAATGTTCGTCTTGAAGATGATGGAACTCCAAGTGGTTTGGAGATTACTACACTGGCTCCTTTATGTGAGATGGAAAAAGGGATGCCTTTTGAATCTGCCAAACATATTGAAAACTTAACTACGCCGCCGATAATTAAGCGTGGTCGGCCTAAGGGCTCAAAGAACAAGAAGAAAGAGCTAGCCGATCAGGAGCACATAGGCCATGAAGGTGACATCATTAAGCTAATTGGTGTGGAAAATTACGAAGCCACTGCTGTTAGTGTCGGGGATCAGGAATTGGTGGTCCAAACCCTTGGTCAAGATGAGGTTCAGAATGTTAAACCAAAGATCGGTAGACCAAAGGGATCtaaaaataagaagaaaaatATTGACGGTGAAGCTGAAAACAAGTTACATGAGAAAAAAAAACGTGGTAGGCCTAAGGGTTCCGGCAAAAAGCAAAAGGAGAACGCTTCTCGATTGGATGCAGAGATTGAATGTGAGAATAATACACGTGTCTATGGGATTTTGAGTACGACTATACAACATAAACACATACATGAGGAATCCGTTTTACTGCTAGAAGATCAAGTATATAAGAAAGACGATGCAGATTTTGTTCCTGAGTGCTCAAAGGAGTCTGGAATTGAAAAGATAGCAAAGGGATTGGTGAGTGAATCCGACAATCTCCATAAGACTCAGGATGTCGAAGTGGGAGATATTTTTTATGAAAAGGAAGTGAAAGAAACTAGAGACCATGGATTGGAATCTGACAATGTCCATAAGACTCAGGATGTCGAAATGGGAGATATTTTTTATGAAAAGGAAGTGAAAGAAACTAGAGACCATGGATTGGAATCTTCAGATATGATG GGTGACTGTGAGGCCAAAAAGGAGCCAAGGAATTCAAGGTGCCATCAATGCTGGAAGAAGAGTAGAACTGGTCTTGTTGTTTGTTCCAAGTGCAAAAGAAAGAAATATTGCTACGAGTGCATAGCAAAATG GTACCAAGATAAAACTAGAGAGGAGATAGAGACTGCTTGTCCCTTTTGTCTGGATTATTGCAATTGCCGAATGTGCCTGAAGAAAGCTATATCTACAATG AATGGAAATGATGAAGCAGATAGAGATGTCAAATTACGGAAACTGCTTTACTTGCTTAACAAAACTTTGCCATTACTCCAAGATATCCAACGAGAGCAGAGATATGAATTGGAAGTAGAAGCAAGCATGCACG GTTCACAGTTGGTGGAAGAGGAGGATATTCGGAAGGCAGAAGTTGACGACGATGATCGAGTTTATTG TGACAACTGCAATACATCCATTGTCAATTTCCACAGAAGTTGTTCCAATCCTAATTGTCAGTATGATCTCTGTCTTACTTGTTGCACTGAACTAAGAATTGGAGTTCATTGTAAAGATATTCCTGCTAGTGGTAATGAGGAAATGGTCGACGCGCCACCTGAATCCATTCCTTGGAGAGCAGAGACAAATGGTAGTATTCCCTGCCCTCCGAAAGCTAGAGGAGGTTGCGGTATTGCTACCCTCTCACTGAGGCGCCTATTCGAAGCTAATTGGATTGACAAGTTGACTAGAGGCGTGGAGGAACTTACCGTAAAATATCAGCCACCTATTGCTGATCTTTCTCTAGGATGTTCAGAGTGCCGTAGTTTTGAGGAAGACGTAGCACAAAATTCTGCAAGGAAGGCAGCTTCAAGAGAAACCGGTTATGACAACTTTTTGTACTGTCCGGATGCTGTTGAAATCGGAGAAACAACATTTCAGCATTTCCAAAGACACTGGATAAGGGGTGAACCTGTTATTGTTAGGAATGTGTATAAAAAGGCCAGTGGTCTTAGCTGGGACCCAATGGTGATGTGGAGAGCTTTTATGGGGGCAAGAAAAATATTAAAAGAGGATGCCGTTAATTTTAAAGCCATTGATTGCTTGGATTGGTGCGAG GTAGAAATTAACGCCTTTCAGTTCTTCAAAGGCTACTTGGAAGGTCGTAGATACAGAAATGGATGGCCAGCTATGCTGAAGCTAAAGGATTGGCCTCCATCAAATTTTTTTGAAGAGTGTTTGCCAAGGCATGGTGCTGAGTTTATAGCAATGCTTCCTTTTAGTGATTATACACATCCCAAATCCGGTATTTTAAACCTGGCCACAAAGCTCCCTGCTGTTTTGAAGCCTGATTTGGGTCCTAAAACATACATTGCTTATGGAACTTCAGACGAGTTGAGTAGAGGTGATTCTGTGACAAAATTACACTGTGACATTTCAGATGCG GTCAATATTCTGACACATACTGCTGAGGTAAAGCCACCACCATGGCAATCCAGAATCATAAAAAAGTTACAAAAGAAGTATGAAGTTGAAGATATGCGTGAGCTCTACAGTCATGACAAAACGGCAGTTGGTTTACCTAGAAAAAGAGGCAGAAAGCGTCGCGTAGGTTTTAGCGTGGATCCTAAAATTTCTGAAAAAGAAGACACTAATGGTAGAGACTCAACCTTACAAGGAAGTCAAGGAAAAGAAGAGAAATTAGATGAACAAGAATCCTCAGAACCCACCAAAATAAAATTCGATTTAAATGCCAGCGAGCAGGAAATCTCCAATTCACCAAGGTTTCAGCAATTTGACCTCAATAGTCATGACTCCAGTTTCTTGGTTCCTGGAAACGATTGTGAGTCAATGCATTATGATAACGTGCAACAAAGGTGCTCATCTCAAGGTGATGAATCTTATAAAGGAATTTCATCAGTGATTGATGATCAACCTTGTAGTggaacaaaagaaacaaaaattgTCAACAAATTAAATTCTTCAGACGACTTCTGTTCAGATGTCGAGACTAACAATATAGATTCAGTCGAAAAGGATAGTTTGAGTAATAGTTTATGTCAAGATGATGTTCATTTGGGGACTCAAAATGGGAGTGCTGTATGGGACATATTCCGCAGGCATGATGTTCCCAAGCTAACAGAATATCTAAAGAAACACCATAGAGAGTTTCGCCACATAATTAATCTTCCGGTGAATTCT GTGATTCATCCCATTCATGACCAGATCCTTTATTTAAATGAGAAGCATAAAAAGCAACTAAAGCTAGAATATG GTGTTGAACCGTGGACGTTCGAGCAACATCTTGGGGAGGCTGTTTTCATACCTGCAGGATGCCCACATCAAGTGAGAAATAGAAAG TCTTGCATAAAAGTGGCTATGGATTTCGTTTCGCCTGAGAATGTTCAAGAATGTGTTCAATTGACAGAAGAATTTCGATTACTTCCTAAAAACCATAGATCTAAGGAAGATAAATTGGAG ATAAAGAAGATGGCACTTTATGCCGCCGATGTTGCTGTCGCTGAAGCCAATGAACTCATGGGAGCTAAATGA